Proteins from a genomic interval of Sander vitreus isolate 19-12246 chromosome 6, sanVit1, whole genome shotgun sequence:
- the otud7b gene encoding OTU domain-containing protein 7B isoform X2 produces the protein MTVDMDAVLSDFVRSTGAEPGLARDLLEGKNWDFTAALSDFEQLRQVHAGNLTYSIAEDRSYLPPEKEMARVGRPILHRQDDVVQAATEKRLSRGISHASSTIVSLARSHVSSTGGSSSEPLLDTPLCTFQLPDLTVYRDDFRGFIERDLIEQSMMVALEHAGRLNWWTKVVSNCQNLLPLATSGDGNCLLHAASLGMWGFHDRDLMLRKSLYALMDHGLEREALKRRWRWQQTQQNKESGLVYTEEEWQKEWNELLKLASSEPRIHYSTNGTNGAESSDEPVYESLEEFHVFVLAHVLRRPIVVVADTMLRDSGGEAFAPIPFGGIYLPLEVPAAKCHRSPLVLAYDQAHFSALVSMEQRDSSKEQVVIPLTDSEHKMLPLHFAVDPGKDWEWGKDDTDNVMLASVALSLEAKLQMLHSYMTVTWLPLPCEQAPLAQPESPTASAGEDARTPPDSGESDKESVSSSSNGNGETTTGSTVNGGGSLAKNSSSSSSSSSSSGLAGAGTGTAGKDKTKKEKDKDKKRADSVANKLGSFGKSLGSKLKKNVGGLMTGKNAGVGGAKQEGVEKKKGSFRGRKGSKDSSPSAHASEDSGKGSPSSGSERLNGTGSSMSSSGGSSTESDNYKYSADVKVSLGILRAAMQGERKLIFASLLTTSNRQPFQEEMIQRYLADAEERFRAEQEQQRRDAERKGVTNGIQPPKKETVGGTELTYRPYEAKEELSENLSPSFNQLKPSPLSPSMYSGVVPIPRPSFIDQTPASAPLTQHLHMHGYMDTRRQLAGGSPATSYPGLPSYATLPRHCPTTQGPSHPQYNNSQGPASLSPSRLAPSYPPEFDPPDYPGSEPAGGSYTNGFRDMRSNLDSRSGQPPVRHYSLGSAGGLASLQSTRCRTPTCTYYGHPETGNYCSYCYREELKKREPEAAIHRF, from the exons ATGACCGTGGATATGGACGCAGTCCTGTCCGACTTTGTCCGTTCCACTGGAGCTGAACCAGGATTGGCCAGAGATCTGCTAGAGG gCAAGAACTGGGATTTCACTGCTGCCCTCAGTGACTTTGAGCAGCTAAGacaggtgcatgctgggaacCTGACGTATTCAATCGCAGAGGACAGGTCGTATCTGCCACCCGAAAAGGAGATGGCCAGGGTAGGGCGGCCTATACTCCACCGCCAAGATGATGTGGTGCAAG CAGCTACAGAAAAGCGTCTGTCGAGGGGCATTTCCCACGCCAGTTCAACCATCGTGTCGCTGGCCCGCTCTCATGTCTCAAGCACTGGAGGTAGCAGTAGTGAGCCACTTCTGGACACGCCCCTGTGCACTTTCCAACTACCAGACCTCACCGTGTATCGGGATGACTTCCGTGGCTTCATCGAGAGGGACCTCATCGAGCAGTCGATGATGGTGGCCTTGGAGCATGCAG GGCGACTGAACTGGTGGACGAAAGTGGTTTCAAACTGTCAGAATCTGCTGCCTCTTGCAACAAGCGGAGACGGAAATTGCCTGTTACATGCCGCTTCGCTTG GTATGTGGGGTTTTCATGACCGGGACCTGATGCTACGGAAATCCCTGTATGCGCTGATGGATCACGGGTTGGAGAGAGAGGCACTGAAGCGCAGGTGGAGGTGGCAGCAGACCCAGCAGAACAAAGAG TCCGGTCTGGTGTACACGGAGGAGGAGTGGCAGAAAGAGTGGAATGAACTGTTAAAACTCGCCTCCAGTGAGCCGAGAATACACTACAGCACCAACGGCACCAACGG GGCGGAGTCCTCAGATGAACCAGTGTACGAGAGTTTAGAGGAGTTTCACGTGTTTGTTTTGGCCCACGTCCTCAGGAGACCCATAGTGGTGGTGGCTGACACCATGCTGAGGGACTCGGGAGGAGAGG CCTTTGCTCCCATCCCGTTCGGAGGCATCTACCTACCACTGGAAGTGCCAGCTGCCAAGTGCCATCGCTCTCCCCTGGTCCTGGCATACGACCAGGCACACTTTTCTGCCCTGGTCTCCATGGAGCAGAGGGACAGCTCCAAAGAGCAAG TTGTGATCCCTCTCACTGACTCCGAGCACAAAATGCTGCCTCTGCACTTTGCTGTGGACCCTGGGAAAGATTGGGAGTGGGGCAAGGATGACACAGACAATGTGATGCTAGCAAG TGTGGCTTTATCTTTGGAGGCCAAGCTCCAGATGTTACACAGCTACATGACAGTCACCTGGCTGCCCCTGCCCTGTGAG CAAGCCCCTCTGGCCCAACCCGAGTCTCCCACAGCATCAGCAGGAGAGGATGCCCGAACGCCTCCTGACTCAGGAGAGTCAGATAAGGAGTCAGTCAGCAGCAGCTCCAATGGCAACGGAGAAACAACCACAGGGTCAACGGTCAATGGAGGAGGGTCCTTGGCCAAGAAcagctcctcttcctcatctagTTCCTCCAGCAGTGGCTTGGCGGGGGCGGGGACAGGAACAGCAGGGAAGGACAAAACCAAGAAGGAGAAGGATAAAGACAAGAAGAGGGCAGACTCTGTGGCCAATAAGCTTGGCAGTTTTGGCAAAAGCCTGGGCAGCAAGCTGAAGAAGAACGTGGGCGGACTGATGACAGGAAAGAATGCTGGAGTTGGAGGTGCCAAGCAGGAGGGTGTGGAGAAGAAGAAGGGCTCGTTTAGGGGGAGGAAGGGCAGCAAGGATAGCTCACCTTCAGCCCACGCCTCAGAGGATTCTGGGAAAGGCTCCCCCTCCTCAGGTAGTGAGCGTCTCAATGGAACAGGGAGCAGCATGAGCAGCAGTGGTGGGAGCAGTACTGAGAGCGATAACTACAAGTACAGTGCTGATGTCAAGGTGAGCCTGGGCATCCTGCGAGCCGCCATGCAAGGTGAGAGGAAATTAATCTTTGCCAGCCTTCTGACTACCAGCAACCGACAGCCCTTCCAGGAGGAGATGATCCAGCGGTACCTTGCTGATGCAGAGGAGCGCTTTCGGGCCGAGCAAGAACAACAGCGGCGCGATGCAGAGAGGAAGGGCGTCACCAATGGCATCCAGCCACCTAAGAAAGAGACAGTTGGCGGTACAGAGCTAACCTACCGACCGTATGAGGCCAAAGAGGAGCTGTCGGAGAACTTGTCACCTTCCTTTAACCAACTCAAGCCCTCTCCTTTGAGCCCCTCTATGTACTCTGGTGTTGTGCCCATCCCCCGCCCCTCCTTCATAGACCAGACTCCTGCTTCAGCACCCCTTACCCAGCACCTTCATATGCACGGCTACATGGATACTCGGCGCCAGCTAGCTGGTGGCTCCCCGGCAACCTCCTACCCCGGCCTGCCCTCTTACGCCACCCTTCCGCGGCACTGCCCTACCACGCAGGGTCCCTCCCATCCCCAGTACAATAACTCACAAGGCCCCGCCTCCCTGAGTCCCTCTCGCCTCGCGCCCTCGTATCCCCCTGAGTTTGACCCACCAGACTACCCTGGGTCTGAACCCGCTGGTGGGAGTTACACCAACGGCTTCCGGGACATGCGCTCCAACTTAGACTCTCGGAGTGGGCAACCCCCGGTCAGACACTACTCACTGGGCAGTGCCGGTGGTTTGGCCAGCCTGCAGTCCACCCGCTGTCGGACACCTACCTGCACCTACTACGGACACCCCGAAACAGGCAACTACTGCTCCTACTGCTACCGGGAAGAGCTGAAGAAGAGAGAGCCAGAAGCAGCCATCCACAGGTTCTGA